A part of Marinomonas rhizomae genomic DNA contains:
- a CDS encoding helix-turn-helix domain-containing protein, with the protein MSNTAKRITPEYEIVEDNETIRYLEHGYPCDLIRWHAHDDYELHFIVATSGKVFVGDYIGNYSPGQLILTGPRLPHNWICQHDQEDVQLRDMVIRFDHESFSNGMKIIPELAEILPMLARAKSGIEFFDQDHEYLKDIFQKVRDSSGLSRLILALPLLQKLAQSRSYRLLSTVQIDLKSSETLQRKINTVVDYVSQNYGQDITLSSVASLIGMSDSHFSRFFKKATGNRFIEFVNRVRVSRACSLLTETDQQIATICFQVGFNNVANFNRRFHELKGVTPRDFRTQSNIHIEGTAPVS; encoded by the coding sequence ATGTCTAATACCGCCAAACGCATCACACCCGAATACGAAATCGTCGAAGATAACGAAACCATTCGCTATTTAGAACACGGCTATCCGTGTGATCTTATTCGCTGGCATGCCCATGATGACTACGAGCTACATTTTATCGTCGCGACATCGGGCAAGGTGTTCGTCGGTGATTACATAGGCAATTACTCACCAGGCCAACTCATTTTAACGGGACCTCGACTCCCTCATAACTGGATCTGCCAACACGACCAAGAAGATGTTCAACTTCGGGACATGGTGATTCGCTTTGATCACGAGTCTTTTTCAAATGGTATGAAAATCATCCCCGAACTCGCCGAAATATTGCCTATGTTAGCGAGAGCAAAATCAGGCATTGAGTTTTTTGACCAAGACCACGAATACCTAAAAGATATCTTCCAGAAAGTGCGCGATTCTAGCGGCTTGTCAAGACTGATTCTCGCCCTCCCCCTCTTACAAAAACTGGCTCAAAGTCGAAGTTATCGCTTACTTTCTACAGTGCAAATCGATTTAAAGTCCAGTGAAACACTGCAACGTAAAATCAATACTGTGGTCGATTATGTGTCACAAAACTACGGCCAAGATATTACGCTTTCCAGTGTAGCAAGCTTGATCGGTATGTCTGACAGTCATTTTTCTCGCTTCTTTAAAAAGGCGACAGGCAATCGATTTATTGAATTTGTGAATCGCGTACGAGTCAGCCGCGCTTGCAGCTTATTAACCGAAACAGACCAACAGATTGCAACGATTTGTTTTCAAGTTGGCTTCAACAATGTTGCTAACTTTAATCGCCGATTTCATGAGCTGAAAGGCGTCACGCCTAGAGACTTCCGCACACAAAGCAACATTCACATTGAAGGCACGGCGCCTGTTTCATAA
- a CDS encoding carbohydrate ABC transporter permease, with product MTLNQQRKLKTILTGLFAWTVALVLFFPIFWMFITSFKTELQAISVPPSLFFEPTLDNFRIVQERSDYIHHAWNSVVTSFGSTIIALVIAIPAAYSMAFFPGKRTKDILLWMLSTKMLPAVGVLVPIYILCRDYGLLDSKTALVIIFTLMNLPIIVWMLFSYFKDLPKEILEAARMDGATPWDEVIKVVLPLSVGAISSTALLSIVLCWNEAFWSLNLTASDAAPLTAMIASYSSPEGLFWAKLSAASTLACAPIVIFGWFCQKQLVQGLTFGAVK from the coding sequence ATGACTCTTAATCAACAACGCAAACTCAAAACCATTCTGACTGGCTTGTTCGCATGGACAGTCGCATTGGTGCTATTTTTCCCGATTTTTTGGATGTTTATTACCTCCTTTAAAACCGAATTACAGGCGATATCTGTTCCACCATCGCTGTTCTTTGAACCAACACTGGATAACTTCCGAATCGTTCAAGAGCGCAGTGACTACATTCATCACGCATGGAACTCCGTCGTCACGTCATTTGGCTCGACCATAATCGCTTTGGTTATTGCCATCCCTGCGGCTTACTCCATGGCATTTTTCCCAGGAAAACGTACCAAAGACATTTTGCTATGGATGCTCTCTACTAAAATGCTGCCAGCAGTCGGCGTATTAGTCCCTATTTATATCCTTTGCAGAGACTATGGTTTATTAGATTCAAAAACCGCTTTGGTGATCATTTTCACTCTGATGAACTTGCCCATTATCGTATGGATGCTGTTCTCCTACTTCAAAGATTTGCCAAAAGAAATCCTTGAAGCGGCTCGAATGGACGGTGCCACGCCTTGGGATGAAGTCATCAAAGTAGTGCTACCTCTTTCCGTTGGCGCCATTTCATCAACAGCTCTTTTATCCATCGTACTGTGTTGGAACGAAGCTTTTTGGTCTCTTAACTTAACCGCATCCGATGCCGCGCCATTAACCGCGATGATCGCCTCTTACTCAAGCCCTGAAGGCTTGTTCTGGGCGAAGCTATCTGCAGCCTCCACGCTTGCTTGTGCACCGATCGTCATTTTCGGTTGGTTCTGTCAAAAACAATTAGTCCAAGGCCTTACATTCGGCGCCGTAAAATAA
- a CDS encoding mannitol dehydrogenase family protein: MANYLQAVSNAEQLSAQNYTKETIQAGIVHLGVGAFHRAHQAVYIDRLLTHANQQNWGIIGVNIRPQDSHVFDRFIKQKGEYVLKTMAADGKTDYEHIRSIVKQIDGAQAPEEVDSALADAKTQLVTSTVTEGGYYLDENRRLMLEHPAIKADVEGARNTLYAFLYAGLKLRSETSKAKITLLCCDNLRHNGELLETGLMQFLDAKQDSALSEWVKQNVSFPCSMVDRITPKPSQQHIDDVRSRFGVDDDMTVMGEDFIQWVVEDKFAGDKPALDLVGVQFVKDVVPFEEAKIRILNAGHTCVTYQAALKGLTYFDEAMRDDELKQYFTDFILQDSIPAIGDSVVDLPAYFDIIAQRFSNANIGDTVERICTDGYAKFPIFVFPTLEGAYKKGRTPVKTIQGIASWFAFIQLSSQGKLNTPYHEPNKASLASFSNDEMGIRAFATDRFLWGNVPTEFPDFVTQLSEAIQTSMAKYA; this comes from the coding sequence ATGGCTAATTATTTACAAGCCGTCTCCAATGCGGAACAGCTTTCAGCTCAGAATTATACAAAAGAAACGATTCAAGCTGGTATCGTCCATTTGGGTGTAGGCGCGTTTCATCGTGCCCACCAAGCGGTGTACATTGATCGACTATTAACTCATGCCAATCAGCAAAACTGGGGGATTATTGGTGTCAATATTCGCCCACAAGACAGCCACGTTTTCGATCGTTTTATTAAGCAAAAGGGCGAATACGTTTTAAAAACCATGGCGGCTGATGGCAAGACAGACTATGAGCACATTCGCTCTATTGTTAAGCAAATTGACGGTGCACAAGCACCTGAAGAAGTTGACTCAGCACTTGCGGACGCGAAGACACAGCTTGTCACATCCACAGTGACAGAAGGTGGTTATTACCTTGATGAAAATCGCCGTTTGATGCTAGAACATCCTGCAATCAAGGCCGATGTAGAAGGTGCTCGCAATACGCTTTATGCGTTTCTTTATGCTGGACTTAAACTGCGAAGCGAAACATCCAAGGCAAAAATCACTCTATTATGCTGTGATAACCTTCGTCATAACGGTGAGCTACTCGAAACTGGGCTAATGCAGTTTTTAGACGCTAAGCAAGATTCGGCTTTATCTGAATGGGTAAAACAAAACGTGTCTTTTCCTTGCTCTATGGTGGATCGAATTACACCTAAGCCAAGCCAGCAACACATAGACGATGTCCGTTCTCGCTTCGGTGTCGATGACGACATGACAGTCATGGGGGAAGACTTCATCCAATGGGTGGTAGAAGATAAGTTTGCCGGTGATAAACCCGCTCTTGACCTCGTTGGCGTGCAATTCGTGAAAGACGTGGTGCCCTTTGAAGAAGCTAAAATTCGCATTTTAAACGCGGGCCATACTTGCGTAACGTATCAAGCAGCATTAAAAGGCCTTACCTACTTTGATGAAGCCATGCGCGATGACGAATTAAAGCAGTATTTTACGGACTTTATTCTACAAGATTCGATCCCTGCGATCGGTGATTCGGTGGTTGATCTGCCTGCTTATTTTGACATTATTGCGCAACGTTTTAGCAACGCCAATATTGGCGATACTGTAGAGCGAATCTGCACTGATGGCTACGCCAAATTTCCGATTTTTGTTTTCCCAACGCTGGAAGGCGCCTACAAAAAAGGCCGCACTCCCGTAAAAACCATCCAAGGCATCGCTAGCTGGTTTGCTTTTATTCAACTATCTAGTCAAGGCAAGCTAAATACGCCTTACCATGAGCCAAATAAAGCCTCTCTAGCGTCATTTAGCAATGACGAAATGGGCATTCGAGCTTTTGCAACAGATCGCTTTTTATGGGGCAATGTGCCAACAGAGTTTCCTGACTTTGTAACTCAGCTCTCTGAAGCAATTCAGACAAGCATGGCAAAGTATGCTTAG
- a CDS encoding ABC transporter ATP-binding protein, with product MTYLAITDLQKHYDSYHALRGINLSITEGEFVVFVGPSGCGKSTLLRTIAGLESSTGGSIELDGRDITEVASSKRDLAMVFQSYALYPHMTVADNLSFALRLAKVSDAEIKEKVRSVSASLQLDPLLERKPKELSGGQRQRVAIGRAIVRQPKVFLFDEPLSNLDAALRVQMRLELARLHKKLGTTMIYVTHDQVEAMTLADRVVILNAGQIEQVGTPLELYRQPNNRFVAEFIGTPKMNLIAANKIVRQEDNLAIELLGQQILFPANRLKGPLPDSVVVGIRPEHMSLVEEGGDLSGRIELVEHLGSEAYAHLQLSSDQTIIIKAPARTELKDGQEVSLKIDMSEAILFNENDRVISVIPEEA from the coding sequence ATGACTTACTTAGCGATCACTGATCTACAAAAACACTATGACAGCTACCACGCATTGCGCGGCATTAATCTAAGTATTACGGAAGGTGAATTCGTCGTCTTCGTTGGACCATCTGGCTGTGGTAAATCCACTTTATTGAGAACTATCGCGGGTCTTGAGTCCAGTACAGGTGGAAGTATTGAACTAGATGGCAGAGATATTACTGAAGTGGCATCATCAAAACGCGATCTCGCCATGGTGTTCCAGTCTTATGCTTTGTATCCACACATGACGGTGGCCGATAACCTTTCGTTCGCTCTTCGTCTCGCCAAAGTATCGGATGCTGAAATCAAAGAGAAAGTACGCTCTGTGTCTGCATCTTTGCAGCTTGACCCTTTGTTAGAACGTAAACCCAAAGAGCTATCTGGTGGTCAACGACAACGTGTTGCCATTGGTCGCGCTATTGTTCGTCAGCCAAAAGTATTCTTGTTCGATGAACCACTATCCAACCTAGACGCCGCACTGCGTGTGCAAATGCGTTTGGAACTCGCTCGTCTTCATAAAAAGCTCGGCACGACGATGATTTATGTCACGCACGATCAGGTTGAAGCCATGACCTTAGCTGACCGAGTAGTGATTTTAAATGCAGGCCAAATTGAACAAGTTGGTACACCGCTGGAACTTTATCGCCAGCCAAATAACCGCTTTGTTGCTGAGTTCATAGGCACGCCAAAAATGAACTTAATCGCCGCGAATAAAATAGTCCGCCAAGAAGATAATCTAGCCATTGAATTACTTGGTCAGCAAATTCTCTTCCCTGCTAACCGCTTAAAAGGCCCGCTGCCAGATTCGGTTGTTGTTGGTATTCGCCCGGAGCATATGTCGTTGGTAGAGGAAGGCGGCGATTTATCTGGTCGCATTGAATTGGTTGAACACCTCGGCTCCGAAGCCTACGCGCACCTTCAATTATCTAGCGATCAAACCATTATCATCAAGGCCCCGGCTCGAACAGAGCTAAAAGACGGACAAGAAGTCAGCCTCAAAATTGACATGTCAGAAGCCATTTTGTTTAACGAAAATGATCGTGTCATCTCTGTTATTCCAGAGGAGGCCTAG